Proteins from a single region of Dama dama isolate Ldn47 chromosome 14, ASM3311817v1, whole genome shotgun sequence:
- the ITPKB gene encoding inositol-trisphosphate 3-kinase B isoform X2 yields MAMYCYALNSLVIMNSANQVKSGGGPRSSSNETPPPPGRAVLSPGSVFSPGSGSSFLFPPAESLSPEDPGSPPGWRSGRRRLNSSSGSSVGSPGWAGRRRGEGQQVVTAGTLSPPGPEEAKRKLRILQRELQNVQVNQKVGMFEAHIQAQSSATQPPRSPRLGRARSPSPCPLRSVSQPPGRVLVHSEERRTKSWGEQCPETSELESGRRGGTPSVRLSRDMQGVVAPFLRPSASSGSGAQGPSASERMEKVLPARPHCGSPTAMEVDKRGSPPLGTQNSQAPSLGLVRVNLSVDTDVAARATSTVPQHPHDLALVEPSERARELGGAHPLEALAQSQGQSLGSETSLAPERGGPRRGEPPGKVGRGTLSGGMLGSGAPAADLRPEERAGNVQYPAELSEAPTWFRQGSRGSEGTQSGALVVRGAPPASNRVDEGLATLGLLGGSCSAQQGTPEVEAGVSSGGMLEPLPRWEAAKELKEPQYFPGDTVGVQPGSSRVWLGPMEEACLAWTCGTAVQSKGTWGGQPQGRDAHLSPERLSPAQKDKPSLGEACGRNSIPAVIITDMGTDADAQEDRALEEAQGSPRGSLPLRKLSSSSASSTGFSSSYEDSEEDISSDPERCLDPNSAFLHTLDQQKPRVIVMVEPYQ; encoded by the coding sequence ATGGCCATGTACTGCTATGCCCTCAACAGCCTGGTGATCATGAATAGCGCCAACCAGGTGAAGAGCGGCGGCGGCCCTCGGTCCAGCAGCAACGAGACGCCCCCGCCGCCAGGGAGGGCCGTGTTGAGCCCCGGCAGCGTTTTCAGCCCCGGGAGTggctcctctttcctcttcccccCAGCTGAGTCGTTGTCACCGGAGGACCCCGGGAGCCCCCCGGGCTGGCGGAGTGGCCGGCGCAGGCTGaatagcagcagcggcagcagcgtGGGCAGTCCGGGCTGGGCCGGTCGTCGAAGAGGGGAAGGGCAGCAGGTGGTGACCGCCGGTACCCTCTCCCCGCCAGGGCCGGAGGAGGCCAAGAGGAAGCTTCGAATCCTGCAGCGTGAGCTGCAGAACGTGCAGGTGAACCAGAAAGTGGGCATGTTCGAGGCGCACATCCAGGCGCAAAGCTCCGCCACGCAGCCGCCCCGCAGCCCGCGTCTGGGCAGGGCTCGTTCGCCCTCCCCATGCCCCTTGCGCAGCGTCAGTCAGCCCCCAGGAAGGGTCCTGGTTCACAGTGAGGAGCGGAGGACCAAGTCCTGGGGGGAACAATGTCCGGAGACTTCCGAGCTCGAATCCGGGAGAAGAGGAGGCACGCCCAGCGTCCGCCTCTCCAGGGACATGCAGGGAGTAGTGGCACCTTTTCTCCGCCCTTCGGCGTCGTCAGGATCAGGGGCTCAGGGTCCCAGCGCTTCGGAGAGAATGGAGAAGGTGCTCCCCGCCAGACCCCACTGTGGCTCACCCACTGCCATGGAAGTTGATAAGAGGGGGTCTCCTCCGTTGGGAACTCAGAACTCCCAAGCTCCCTCGTTGGGACTGGTCAGAGTGAACTTAAGCGTGGACACAGATGTGGCAGCTCGAGCCACATCCACCGTTCCACAGCATCCACACGACCTTGCCCTCGTTGAGCCGTCTGAGAGGGCCCGTGAGCTTGGGGGTGCTCACCCCCTGGAGGCCCTGGCCCAGAGTCAGGGGCAGTCTCTTGGCAGTGAGACAAGCCTCGCCCCAGAGAGGGGCGGACCCCGCCGCGGAGAGCCCCCTGGGAAGGTGGGGAGAGGAACGCTGTCCGGTGGCATGCTGGGCTCCGGGGCGCCTGCAGCGGACCTGAGGCCGGAGGAGAGGGCTGGGAACGTGCAGTATCCGGCAGAGCTCTCTGAAGCTCCGACCTGGTTCAGGCAGGGCTCCAGAGGCTCTGAGGGGACACAGAGTGGGGCCCTAGTGGTCAGGGGGGCACCGCCGGCCTCTAACAGAGTGGATGAAGGGTTGGCGACGCTGGGCTTGCTTGGGGGCAGCTGCTCAGCACAACAAGGGACCCCGGAGGTGGAGGCTGGAGTTTCCTCTGGCGGAATGCTGGAGCCTTTGCCCCGCTGGGAAGCagcaaaagaactgaaagaaccCCAGTACTTTCCTGGGGACACGGTGGGCGTGCAGCCTGGGAGCTCCAGGGTTTGGCTGGGCCCCATGGAAGAAGCCTGTCTGGCCTGGACGTGTGGCACAGCGGTGCAATCCAAGGGGACTTGGGGAGGCCAGCCACAGGGCAGAGACGCCCACCTCAGCCCAGAGCGGCTCTCCCCAGCACAGAAGGACAAGCCTTCCCTGGGAGAGGCCTGCGGCCGAAACAGCATCCCTGCCGTCATCATCACAGACATGGGTACAGACGCCGATGCCCAGGAGGACAGGGCCTTGGAGGAGGCGCAGGGAAGCCCTCGGGGCAGCCTGCCACTGAGGAAactctcctcttcctctgcctcctccactggcttctcctcctcctatgaGGACTCGGAGGAGGACATCTCCAGTGACCCTGAGCGCTGCCTGGACCCCAACTCTGCCTTCCTGCATACCCTGGACCAGCAGAAGCCCAGAGTG